In the Myxocyprinus asiaticus isolate MX2 ecotype Aquarium Trade chromosome 31, UBuf_Myxa_2, whole genome shotgun sequence genome, CATGTGCATTTCTTTGCAGACTGCAACTGAGGTGGACAGTGGTGTCACGTGGTAAAAGTTGCTTTTCTCGGTGCTGGTCAGAATGAACGTATCACAGTCGTTTGTGAGCAGAGGTATGGGGCGGATATCTATTAATATGTCAGGTTATATTTTTCTGaatcagcagaaataaaagattaTACTGTATTGACAACAAATGTCCTCAATCAGACAAAATCCGTCTTGAGATTGTAATGCAGCACAAGCGCCCTCTGGTGGAACTCTTTATTTGTGTCAGAGCGGAAGTTGTCGAGTTTACTATTCACATCAACAATGGCGTCGCAGCAGCAGATGGGCTCTAACAATCCTCAGTTGGTAGCGCAAGCGGCTATTTTACAGCAGACTCAACCGCAGCAGCAACCACAACAACAGCTCAGTCAACAGCAAGATTTTGACCCCGTTCACAGATTCAAGATGTTGATTCCACAGCTCAAAGAGAGTTTACAGGTTAGTTGGGAGTATTATAAGGGGCTTGGGATGTAAACACACCATTGTCATGATATAAAACGTGATAAAGAACTTATATTTccattttttgttttcagaatGTCATGACCATTGCTTCCCTAAATTTTGGACATAATACTGCAATCGACAACGGCCAACGAACAACGGAGTAAGTTACATTCACATGAAACAGTGCTGAATTGTCAATTGACATAAAGCACCACAAAATCACTAATAAAATGGTTCTACCATTTTTGGACATGGAGTCCTCTCGATATTCTCTGGAGTACCTTTTAAATATGAATAGGATCATACTTAAGTACTGTGGTATATATCAGAGCATTAACATCTGATACATGGCACTGCCACATTGCTTTTTTATAAAGGGTGTTTTTATGAAAATTTCACCTTCAGTGTAcaacaatcagccacaacattaaaaccacctgtgtaatatagtgtaggtccccctcgtgccgccaaaaaggcatggactccacaagacctctgaaggtgtacTGTTgtatctggcacaaagacattagcagcaggtcctttaagttgcgaggtggagcctccatggatcggacttgttggtccagcacatcccatagatgctcaatcgaattgagatctggggaatttggaggccaagtcaacaccttgaactcttcatcatgttcctcaaaccattcccaaacaattttTGCAGTATGGAAGGGCACgttattctgctgaaagaggccactgccatcagggaataatgttgccatgaaggggtgtacctggtctgcaactatgtttaggtaggtggtccgtgtcaaagtaacatccaaatgaatgccaggacccaaggtttccccgcagaacattgcccagagcatcacactgcttcCGCTGGCCTGCcttttccccaggtaaatgacgcacacgcacccgtccgtccacatgatctaaaagaaaatgtgattcatcagaccaggccacctccttccattgctccatggtccagttctgatgctcacgtgcccattgtaggcgctttcggcggtggacaggggtcagcattggCACTCTGAGctgtctgcggctacgcagccccatacgcagcgagctgtgatgcactgtgtgttctgacacctttctatcatggccagcattacgtgtTCAGATATTTgttctacagtagctcttctgtgggtttggaccagacgggctagccttcgctccccacgtgtatcagtgagccttgggtgcccatgaccctgtcgccggttcactggttgtACTTCCTTGGactacttttggtaggtactaaccactgcatgccgggaacaccccacaagacctgctgttctggagatgctctgaaccagtcatctagccatcacaatttggctgATCCTTGTGCTTGCCCATtattcctgcttccaacacatgaaattcaagaactgactgttcacttgctgcctaatatatccaaccccttgacaggtgccattgtaatgatataatcaatgttattcacttcagctggcagtggttttaatgttgtggctgatcagtgtaatgCATTTAAGCAATCACTGCCATAAATGTTTTGTGGACAAAAAATAAtaccaaaatgaacaaaattcacCTTACATTTTTTAGGAAGGGTAATGATGCAGCCATGCAGCGGTTTGACAAGAGTTTTGAGGAGTTTTATGCTCTCTGTGATCAGCTGGAGCTCTGTCTGGTAAGAAACCCATATTCAGCTATGCTATGGGATATAATGTgttgggtcaatgacgtgatgctcatttttttgtCCACGACTAatgaattattcaaaaatacattacaaattcacacaaaacaattacttggaTAGACCTCTTCTGtgtgaacatgtttttaattactgagttcaaaggcatttgatattttaaagtcAAAAATATCATGTGGAGTAAACGTCcagagacaataaaaaaaaaataaaaaaaaaattctcattcaaagctgaaattcttgaaaaaagaaatgtttgcatGAGTTGTTGAATAATCTGTTATTATTTCTCagtaaaataagcagtgaaacaattttattttaacattttataaatatttgaagaacttttgtccaccaaatcaaagtcatgtggtttaACCAACATAGGTAGCAGTTTTACCagatgacaaaaatcataaaacagaagatctctttagacccacaagactatgtgtgaagttttaaaaacaaacaattattttgtcatatcattaaatatcaatattttgaaattttaatgaaaaggcacatttggttcaggtcatttggtgtaaccatgagAAAACATCTTCATATTCTTGACTTAAAAGtttatgatatttgtaaaaaatatttgtcaccTTGAAACATATGcttgaaaatgttttggaaaTGAGTGATTAAATTGCATACATGTTTTCAAGGAAAGTATTTACTACCTTTTTATTTGATGGTTactccacatgacatttttaaagtccaaaaagttgtaaaaacaacattaaCTCAGAGTACAAGTCTACGAACTtggcacatgtgttttaaatagatttttaaaaatatttctaatttttatcaacTCATACacccttatttgtcaatgaccctgaTTCCATTGGAAAAATAATTGTGATATTGTGTCACCATGCTGATTTTTCACCCTTCCACTGTAAAAATCTCTTTGCTGATGATGGATTCATACTTTTTTGTTCAATAATGTAATTAGCATAACAGAAATATTACAGATTCtgtaataatgtacaaattttacaTA is a window encoding:
- the LOC127422523 gene encoding mediator of RNA polymerase II transcription subunit 29-like — translated: MASQQQMGSNNPQLVAQAAILQQTQPQQQPQQQLSQQQDFDPVHRFKMLIPQLKESLQNVMTIASLNFGHNTAIDNGQRTTEKGNDAAMQRFDKSFEEFYALCDQLELCLRLAHECLSQSIDSTKHSPNLVPTATKPDTVQTESLSYSQYLSMIKSQISCAKDIHNALLECSKKIAGKGQGACN